A window of Paenibacillus sp. contains these coding sequences:
- the ntrB gene encoding nitrate ABC transporter permease, producing MTQFTGQSAAGRAFRSARQLTLPSYWLGALRKAAYMLGSMLLLILMWEAAHRLSGQSLPGPISTLGVLWSLVSDPFYDYGPNDKGVALQFIASLQRVFAGFLLGALVAIPLGIAMGAVPFCRALFDPIVQVLRPVSPLAWFPIGLAAFQSVGPATIFIIFITSLWPTVVNTAFGVASIPKDHRNVAAVFKFSKWKYLTKVLFPYTLPHILTGLRLSLGIAWMVIVAAEMLSGGTGIGFFVWDSWNALNVERVIAAIALIGVVGLLLDRGFYYLEQRFKYGG from the coding sequence GTGACGCAATTCACGGGACAAAGCGCGGCGGGCAGAGCGTTCCGGTCCGCGCGGCAGTTGACGCTGCCGTCGTACTGGCTGGGCGCCCTGCGCAAAGCCGCATATATGCTGGGAAGCATGCTGCTGCTCATTCTGATGTGGGAGGCGGCGCACCGCCTCTCCGGTCAATCGCTGCCGGGCCCGATCAGCACGCTGGGCGTGCTTTGGAGCCTTGTGTCCGATCCGTTCTACGATTACGGCCCCAACGACAAGGGCGTCGCCCTGCAGTTCATCGCTTCGCTGCAGCGCGTATTCGCGGGCTTCTTGCTCGGCGCGCTCGTCGCGATTCCGCTCGGCATCGCCATGGGCGCGGTGCCGTTCTGCCGGGCGCTGTTCGATCCGATCGTGCAGGTGCTCCGGCCGGTGTCGCCGCTCGCTTGGTTCCCGATCGGCCTCGCGGCGTTTCAATCGGTCGGGCCGGCGACGATTTTCATTATTTTCATCACGTCGCTGTGGCCGACGGTCGTCAATACGGCGTTCGGCGTGGCGTCCATCCCGAAGGATCACCGCAACGTCGCTGCCGTGTTTAAGTTTTCAAAGTGGAAGTATTTGACGAAGGTGCTGTTCCCGTACACGCTGCCGCACATTCTGACGGGGCTGCGCCTCAGCCTCGGCATCGCGTGGATGGTCATCGTCGCCGCGGAAATGCTGTCGGGCGGCACGGGCATCGGCTTCTTCGTCTGGGACAGCTGGAACGCGTTGAACGTCGAGCGAGTCATCGCGGCGATCGCGCTGATCGGCGTCGTCGGTTTGCTGCTCGACAGAGGCTTCTATTATCTCGAACAGCGGTTCAAATACGGGGGGTGA
- a CDS encoding alpha/beta hydrolase, with the protein MAWLVAAALLAAAAFAIAYYFSERVLNIRTYPSDAILARETELGRIEKERVDALPVEEVEIRSPYGYSLYGWFLPAEGGTSRSTVVFSHGVTSSLVGMLKYADMFRRRGFNALLYDHRRHGRSGGKHTTYGYYEKRDLGAAVDWVYDRFGADAVVGLFGESMGAATVLQFAAIDDRLDFVVADCPYSDLGEQLAHRLKADYRLPPFPLLPLTSLWCKLRAGFFIRDVSPIRDLAGIRAPVLLIHGDADDFVPMRMSAAMYERCPGSKSLYLAPGAAHAESWQRHREEYERMVEQFLRAHRLLPEAAVVG; encoded by the coding sequence ATGGCATGGCTCGTCGCCGCGGCGCTGCTTGCGGCCGCGGCGTTCGCAATCGCTTATTATTTCTCGGAGCGCGTGCTGAACATTCGGACGTATCCGAGCGACGCGATTCTCGCTCGGGAGACGGAGCTTGGACGGATCGAGAAGGAGCGCGTCGACGCGCTGCCGGTCGAAGAAGTCGAGATTCGTTCGCCGTACGGGTATTCTTTGTACGGTTGGTTTTTGCCCGCAGAGGGCGGAACGTCGCGGAGCACGGTCGTGTTCTCGCACGGCGTCACGTCCTCGCTCGTCGGTATGCTGAAATACGCCGACATGTTCCGGCGGCGCGGGTTCAACGCGCTGCTGTACGATCACCGCCGGCACGGTCGGAGCGGCGGCAAGCATACGACGTACGGCTATTACGAGAAGCGCGATTTGGGGGCGGCCGTCGATTGGGTGTACGATCGGTTCGGCGCTGACGCCGTCGTCGGGCTGTTCGGCGAGTCGATGGGGGCGGCCACGGTGCTGCAGTTCGCCGCGATCGACGATCGGCTCGATTTCGTCGTCGCGGACTGCCCGTACTCGGACCTCGGGGAGCAGCTCGCGCATCGGTTGAAGGCGGATTACCGGCTGCCGCCGTTCCCGCTGCTCCCGCTCACGAGCCTCTGGTGCAAACTGCGGGCGGGCTTCTTCATCCGCGACGTCTCGCCGATCCGCGATCTCGCGGGCATCCGCGCGCCGGTGCTGCTCATCCACGGGGACGCCGACGATTTCGTGCCGATGCGAATGAGCGCGGCGATGTACGAGCGGTGCCCCGGCAGCAAATCGCTGTATCTCGCCCCCGGCGCCGCTCACGCGGAATCGTGGCAGCGGCACCGCGAGGAATATGAACGGATGGTGGAACAGTTTCTTCGCGCGCACCGCCTGCTGCCGGAAGCGGCCGTCGTCGGCTGA
- the tatA gene encoding twin-arginine translocase TatA/TatE family subunit, whose translation MIGSIGVPGLILILIIALVVFGPRKLPEIGSAFGRTLSEFKRGARDFTNGLDDKEAERPALEQKPLS comes from the coding sequence ATGATCGGAAGCATCGGAGTGCCGGGGTTGATCCTGATCCTTATTATCGCGCTGGTCGTCTTCGGACCGCGCAAGCTTCCCGAGATCGGGAGCGCGTTCGGGCGAACGTTATCGGAGTTCAAGCGGGGCGCCCGCGATTTCACGAACGGTCTAGACGACAAAGAGGCGGAGCGGCCGGCGTTGGAGCAGAAGCCGCTTTCGTAA
- a CDS encoding ABC transporter ATP-binding protein yields MAYLSIENVNKIYNTKQGRFNVLQNVSMGIERGEFVSLIGHSGCGKSTILNIVAGLEKATDGRVVLDGKPIAGPGPDRGVVFQNYSLLPWLSVYGNVYEVVDAVFSNKSKAEKQEIVERFLTIVGLWKHRDKRPDEISGGMKQRAAIARAFAVGPQVLLLDEPFGALDALTRSTLQDELVGLMKSASSSGGGSAGGANGGTDTVIMVTHDIDEAIFLSDRIVVMTNGPAATIRKIITVPLARPRERKEVINHPVYNELKRELLEYLHGSPAAAH; encoded by the coding sequence ATGGCTTACCTCAGCATCGAGAACGTCAATAAGATTTACAACACGAAGCAAGGCCGCTTCAACGTGCTGCAGAACGTCAGCATGGGAATCGAACGCGGCGAGTTCGTTTCCTTGATCGGGCATTCCGGCTGCGGCAAATCGACGATTCTGAACATCGTCGCGGGGCTGGAGAAAGCGACCGACGGCCGCGTCGTCCTGGACGGGAAGCCGATTGCGGGTCCGGGTCCGGATCGCGGCGTCGTGTTCCAAAACTACTCGCTGCTGCCGTGGTTGTCCGTCTATGGCAACGTGTACGAGGTGGTCGACGCCGTTTTCTCGAACAAATCGAAGGCGGAGAAGCAGGAGATCGTCGAGCGATTCCTGACGATCGTCGGGCTGTGGAAGCATCGCGACAAGCGGCCGGACGAAATTTCCGGCGGGATGAAGCAGCGCGCGGCGATCGCCCGCGCCTTCGCCGTCGGGCCGCAGGTGCTGCTGCTCGACGAGCCGTTCGGCGCGCTCGACGCGCTCACGCGGTCGACGCTGCAGGACGAATTGGTCGGCTTGATGAAATCGGCGAGCTCGAGCGGCGGCGGCAGCGCCGGAGGCGCCAACGGGGGCACCGACACCGTCATTATGGTCACGCACGATATCGACGAGGCGATTTTCTTGTCGGACCGGATCGTCGTCATGACGAACGGGCCGGCCGCGACGATTCGGAAAATCATTACTGTGCCGCTGGCGCGCCCGCGCGAGCGCAAGGAAGTAATCAACCATCCGGTGTACAACGAATTGAAGCGGGAGCTGCTTGAATATTTGCACGGCAGTCCGGCCGCGGCGCACTGA
- a CDS encoding DUF421 domain-containing protein produces the protein MSPFADLWLVVSRTATIFPLMLLAALFMGKRSVGELPVFDLLVVLTLGSVVASDIADPQIGHAHTAAAIVMVVVMERLFSKAAVRFRRFRQVTSFEPTVVVYRGKLLDRNIASIRYTVDIVLQMLRDKQVFDVSRVEMAIVEGNGKLTVLEQGQPYSYTVVVEGVVNEDTLARQGLSREWLEERLKEQGIDSVGDVFYAALGSDGALHASRRNEPASDAPPLRH, from the coding sequence ATGTCGCCGTTCGCGGATTTATGGCTGGTCGTATCCCGGACCGCCACCATCTTCCCCCTCATGCTGTTGGCTGCGTTATTCATGGGCAAACGGTCGGTCGGGGAGCTGCCGGTCTTCGACCTGCTCGTCGTCTTGACGCTCGGCTCGGTCGTCGCCTCCGACATCGCCGACCCTCAGATCGGCCATGCGCACACCGCCGCGGCCATCGTCATGGTCGTGGTGATGGAGCGGTTGTTCTCGAAAGCGGCCGTCCGGTTTCGCCGGTTCCGGCAGGTGACGTCGTTCGAGCCGACGGTCGTCGTGTACCGGGGCAAGCTGCTGGACCGCAATATCGCCTCCATCCGCTATACCGTCGATATCGTTCTCCAAATGCTGCGGGACAAGCAAGTGTTCGACGTCAGCCGCGTCGAGATGGCGATCGTGGAAGGCAACGGCAAGCTGACGGTGCTGGAGCAGGGACAGCCGTACTCATACACGGTCGTCGTGGAAGGGGTCGTCAACGAGGATACGCTCGCGCGGCAGGGGTTGAGCCGGGAGTGGCTGGAGGAGCGGCTGAAGGAGCAGGGCATCGATTCGGTCGGCGATGTGTTCTACGCCGCCCTCGGCTCGGACGGGGCGCTCCATGCGTCGCGGCGGAACGAGCCGGCCAGCGATGCGCCGCCCCTGCGTCACTAG
- a CDS encoding CmpA/NrtA family ABC transporter substrate-binding protein produces MNDRRLEAIIQEALKKDALTRREFLKKAGAVGAAAFLLPSALLAACGGGTTPAPSSSSGSGAKTSGNKITIGFIPLTDCASVVMAKELGLYEKYGVDVDVTKEASWAAVRDKLISGDLNAAHCLFGMPFSVYTGIGGQAGTEMPIAMIINANGQAITLSKQFASVGFRNLPAAKDAIEKAMAEREVTFAMTFPGGTHDLWLRYWLGAVGVDQSKLKIITVPPPQMVANMKVGNMDGFCVGEPWNQVAVRDDLGFTHISTQDIWKDHTEKALVLNKAWSANKDEVKAVMKAVLEASMWLDNLDNRKEAAKVIGHQAYVNAPAAEIEKRLLGDYDLGGGHGTHKYTDDYMLFHKGGTINFPRKSHAMFFMSQYVRFGYLNSHPDYQQVADKLIMQDLYKEVAGEMGIAVPDDDMKPFDIKLDNKTFDPNDPAGSLAQYG; encoded by the coding sequence ATGAACGACAGACGCCTTGAGGCGATCATCCAAGAAGCGCTGAAGAAGGATGCGTTGACCCGCCGGGAGTTTTTGAAAAAGGCAGGAGCGGTCGGGGCAGCGGCGTTCCTGCTGCCGAGCGCGCTGCTCGCCGCTTGCGGCGGCGGCACGACTCCGGCGCCGTCGTCGTCGAGCGGGTCCGGGGCAAAGACGTCGGGCAACAAAATCACGATCGGCTTCATTCCGCTGACGGACTGCGCGTCCGTCGTCATGGCCAAAGAGCTAGGGCTGTACGAGAAGTACGGCGTCGACGTCGACGTCACGAAGGAAGCGTCGTGGGCGGCGGTGCGGGATAAGCTGATCTCCGGCGACTTGAACGCGGCGCATTGCCTGTTCGGCATGCCGTTCTCGGTGTACACCGGCATCGGCGGGCAGGCCGGCACCGAAATGCCGATCGCGATGATCATCAATGCGAACGGCCAGGCGATTACGCTGTCGAAACAGTTCGCTTCCGTCGGCTTCCGCAATTTGCCGGCGGCGAAGGACGCAATTGAGAAGGCGATGGCGGAGCGGGAAGTGACGTTCGCGATGACGTTCCCGGGCGGCACGCACGATTTGTGGCTGCGGTACTGGCTTGGCGCGGTCGGCGTCGATCAGTCGAAGCTGAAAATCATCACCGTCCCGCCGCCGCAAATGGTCGCGAACATGAAAGTAGGCAACATGGACGGCTTCTGCGTCGGCGAGCCTTGGAACCAAGTCGCCGTGCGCGACGATCTCGGGTTCACGCACATCTCGACGCAGGACATTTGGAAAGACCATACGGAGAAGGCGCTCGTCCTGAACAAAGCGTGGAGCGCCAACAAGGACGAAGTGAAAGCGGTCATGAAGGCCGTCTTGGAAGCTTCGATGTGGTTGGATAACCTGGACAACCGCAAGGAAGCCGCGAAGGTCATCGGGCATCAAGCGTACGTCAACGCGCCGGCGGCGGAAATCGAAAAACGGCTGCTCGGCGATTACGATCTCGGCGGCGGCCACGGCACGCACAAGTATACGGACGATTACATGTTGTTCCACAAAGGCGGGACGATCAACTTCCCGCGCAAGTCGCATGCGATGTTCTTCATGAGCCAATACGTCCGCTTCGGCTATTTGAACAGCCACCCGGACTACCAGCAAGTCGCCGATAAGCTGATCATGCAGGATTTGTACAAAGAGGTCGCCGGCGAGATGGGCATTGCCGTTCCGGACGACGACATGAAGCCGTTCGATATCAAGCTCGACAACAAAACGTTCGACCCGAACGATCCGGCGGGATCGCTCGCGCAATACGGATAA
- a CDS encoding DNA recombination protein RmuC produces MADTVQWIVAAVSVLNAGLLLLLLQRANGRGRNAEAERRLDALARAVEQTERGLRDEIARSRGDMLAAGGQQRQELADAFERQQHALMARLTELTRLNESKLEAMRETVERKLTALQADNHTQLEQMRATVDEKLHATLERRLGESFQLVGERLELVHKGLGEMQSLASGVGDLKRVLTNVKTRGTMGEIQLDALLEQTLAPDQYERNAAIKKGTAERVDFVVKLPDKSDGRRAVLLPIDAKFPLEDYQRLLDAQESGDAAAAADAWKLLEARVKAEAKSIRDKYIDPPATTEFAVLFLPLEGLYAEVLRRPGLWDTLQREYRVVVTGPTTLSALLNSLQMGFRTLAIQKRTSEVWQVLGQVKGEFGKFGDLLEKTQKKLQEASNTLDGAAVRTRAIERRLRGVEELSAPEPEEALPPGYGFAASGDS; encoded by the coding sequence ATGGCAGATACGGTGCAATGGATCGTGGCGGCAGTCTCCGTACTCAACGCGGGACTGCTGCTGCTCCTGCTGCAGCGGGCGAACGGGCGCGGCCGGAACGCGGAGGCGGAGCGGCGATTGGACGCGCTGGCGCGCGCGGTGGAACAGACGGAGCGCGGGCTGCGCGACGAAATCGCTCGCAGCCGCGGGGATATGCTGGCCGCGGGCGGGCAGCAGCGCCAGGAGCTGGCGGACGCCTTCGAGCGTCAGCAGCATGCGCTGATGGCGCGGCTGACCGAGCTGACGCGGCTGAACGAGAGCAAGCTGGAAGCGATGCGCGAGACGGTGGAGCGGAAGCTGACGGCGCTGCAGGCGGACAATCACACGCAGCTAGAGCAGATGCGCGCCACGGTCGACGAGAAGCTGCACGCGACGCTGGAGCGCCGGCTCGGCGAATCGTTCCAGCTCGTCGGCGAGCGGCTCGAGCTCGTGCACAAAGGGCTCGGCGAGATGCAGTCGCTGGCGTCGGGCGTCGGCGACTTGAAACGGGTGCTGACGAACGTGAAGACGCGCGGGACGATGGGCGAAATTCAGCTCGACGCGCTGCTGGAGCAGACGCTCGCGCCCGATCAATACGAGCGGAACGCGGCGATCAAGAAAGGGACCGCGGAGCGCGTCGATTTCGTCGTCAAGCTGCCGGACAAGTCCGACGGGCGCCGCGCGGTGCTGCTGCCGATCGACGCGAAATTTCCGCTGGAGGATTATCAGCGGCTCCTCGACGCGCAGGAGAGCGGCGACGCGGCCGCCGCGGCGGATGCGTGGAAGCTGCTGGAGGCGAGGGTGAAGGCCGAGGCGAAATCGATCCGAGACAAATATATCGACCCTCCGGCGACGACGGAATTCGCGGTGCTGTTCCTGCCGCTCGAAGGCTTGTACGCTGAGGTGCTGCGCCGTCCCGGGCTGTGGGACACGCTGCAGCGGGAATACCGCGTCGTCGTGACGGGGCCGACGACGCTGTCGGCGCTGCTTAACAGCCTGCAGATGGGCTTTCGCACGCTGGCGATCCAAAAACGGACGAGCGAAGTATGGCAGGTGCTCGGCCAGGTCAAGGGCGAATTCGGCAAATTCGGCGATTTGCTGGAGAAGACCCAGAAGAAGCTCCAGGAAGCGTCGAACACGCTGGACGGGGCGGCGGTGCGCACGCGGGCGATCGAACGGCGGCTGCGCGGCGTCGAGGAGCTGTCCGCGCCCGAGCCGGAAGAGGCGCTGCCGCCGGGCTACGGATTCGCGGCTTCGGGAGATTCGTAA
- the trhA gene encoding PAQR family membrane homeostasis protein TrhA, whose product MKGLRALRMKEPANTITHLIPLLAGFVGLGFLIAQHMHEPAKLTTGVIFGVSVILLYGASTAYHWIRATPGKVKVLRKLDHIAIYLLIAGTYTPVLYFGLDGWWRWGMLAAVYALSLVGIAMKIWFLHLPRSVSTVFYIALGWIAVIPLAKLWSALPAEAMALMLLGGAAYTIGGVVYATKVFDFFPNRFGFHEVFHIFVSIGTVLHFVMIAGYILPM is encoded by the coding sequence TTGAAAGGGCTTCGAGCGCTGCGCATGAAAGAGCCGGCCAATACGATTACGCACTTGATCCCGCTGCTGGCCGGCTTCGTCGGACTCGGCTTTTTGATCGCTCAACATATGCATGAGCCCGCGAAGCTGACGACGGGAGTTATTTTCGGCGTGAGCGTTATTTTGCTGTACGGCGCGTCCACGGCATACCATTGGATTCGCGCGACGCCGGGGAAGGTGAAGGTGCTGCGCAAGCTGGATCACATCGCGATTTATTTGCTGATCGCGGGGACGTACACGCCGGTGCTGTATTTCGGCCTAGACGGCTGGTGGCGCTGGGGGATGCTGGCGGCGGTGTACGCGCTGTCGCTCGTCGGCATCGCGATGAAAATTTGGTTTTTGCATTTGCCGCGCTCCGTGTCGACCGTGTTTTACATCGCGCTCGGCTGGATCGCCGTCATTCCGCTCGCCAAGCTGTGGAGCGCCCTGCCGGCGGAGGCGATGGCGCTCATGCTGCTCGGCGGCGCCGCCTATACGATCGGTGGCGTCGTCTACGCAACGAAAGTGTTCGATTTTTTCCCGAACCGATTCGGGTTTCACGAGGTGTTCCATATTTTCGTGTCGATCGGCACCGTGCTGCATTTCGTCATGATCGCGGGATACATATTGCCGATGTGA
- a CDS encoding metallophosphoesterase: MLFHYLSIALLLLFATYLLFVFPTQWVKIERVRHPLGLNKRIFQISDLHVERLRVSPQRLRRIIEQERPDYIFLTGDYTQRVWHVPKVDAYLQEIASVGVPVFAVLGNHDYRLQYFVSILLQAFRRRGIPVLHNESVRLDGFTLVGIDDFVSGKTRVEKAFEGVGTEETCVVIAHDPNVTLRIRRPFDYLMCGHLHGKQFRLPFLYYLKRKGPLAKKGIYKGLHKNQWGTFYISKGVGQAQLNARFLVRSELTVHEL, translated from the coding sequence ATGCTGTTCCACTATTTATCTATTGCCTTACTGCTTCTTTTTGCGACGTACCTCCTCTTCGTATTTCCTACGCAATGGGTCAAAATCGAACGAGTGCGACACCCTCTTGGCCTTAATAAGCGTATTTTTCAAATCAGCGATCTTCACGTCGAAAGGTTGAGAGTCTCCCCGCAAAGACTCCGCCGAATCATTGAGCAAGAACGCCCCGATTACATATTCCTCACGGGTGATTACACCCAGCGCGTATGGCATGTGCCGAAGGTGGACGCCTACCTGCAAGAAATTGCGAGCGTAGGCGTCCCTGTGTTTGCCGTGCTGGGCAACCATGATTATCGCCTCCAATACTTTGTTTCGATTCTGCTCCAAGCTTTCCGGCGGCGGGGCATTCCGGTGCTGCATAACGAATCGGTGCGGCTTGACGGGTTTACGCTCGTCGGCATCGACGATTTCGTATCGGGAAAGACCCGTGTCGAGAAGGCGTTCGAAGGCGTCGGGACGGAGGAGACCTGCGTCGTCATCGCGCATGACCCGAACGTGACGCTGCGCATCCGCCGGCCGTTCGACTACTTGATGTGCGGCCATCTGCACGGCAAGCAGTTCCGCCTACCGTTCCTTTATTATTTGAAACGCAAGGGCCCCCTCGCGAAGAAAGGGATTTACAAAGGACTCCACAAAAACCAGTGGGGGACGTTTTACATTTCCAAAGGGGTCGGCCAAGCGCAGCTTAACGCGAGATTTCTGGTTCGCAGCGAGCTAACCGTGCATGAATTGTAA